The following are encoded in a window of Jeotgalibacillus aurantiacus genomic DNA:
- a CDS encoding aminoimidazole riboside kinase has translation MKNGVISLGEALIDFIPLDETNASYHKSPGGAPANVAVGVARLGIPSYFAGKVGDDVLGRFLEKTLKDYGVHTEGMLFDQQNRTGVVFVTLGEGGERSFDFYIDPSADRFLKSEELQESLFGQAKVFHFGSISMISEPSKSATIRAVEMARENGMIVSYDPNLRLSLWSSEEEARQKIVSMLDKADVVKISEEELEFLTGTADIQKGAEAMQQFDIPLLLITMGSEGSWVFTKDGALHVPARKVHAVDTTGAGDAFVSGILYSLHEYQGDIESLTLEEAKSMVELASKSGALAASVKGAMTALPTIEEVKNA, from the coding sequence ATGAAAAATGGCGTCATTTCCCTGGGAGAAGCTTTAATAGACTTTATTCCATTAGATGAAACAAACGCAAGCTACCATAAAAGTCCTGGCGGTGCTCCGGCAAATGTTGCAGTTGGAGTGGCACGTCTCGGCATCCCATCTTATTTTGCAGGAAAAGTAGGGGACGATGTACTCGGCCGCTTCCTTGAAAAAACATTAAAAGACTATGGTGTACATACAGAAGGCATGCTGTTTGACCAGCAAAACCGCACAGGTGTTGTTTTTGTCACACTCGGTGAGGGCGGCGAACGCAGCTTTGACTTCTATATTGATCCAAGTGCTGACCGTTTTCTGAAATCAGAAGAACTTCAGGAAAGCTTATTCGGCCAGGCAAAAGTGTTTCACTTCGGCTCTATTTCAATGATCAGCGAACCTTCAAAAAGTGCTACAATCCGCGCGGTCGAAATGGCAAGAGAAAACGGCATGATCGTTTCCTATGACCCGAATCTGCGCTTGTCCTTATGGAGCAGTGAAGAAGAAGCACGCCAAAAGATTGTCAGCATGCTTGATAAAGCGGATGTTGTGAAAATCTCCGAAGAGGAGCTTGAATTTTTAACAGGTACCGCAGATATTCAAAAAGGTGCCGAAGCCATGCAGCAATTCGATATTCCATTACTTTTGATCACAATGGGCAGTGAAGGCAGTTGGGTATTTACGAAAGACGGCGCTCTCCACGTTCCTGCAAGAAAAGTGCATGCCGTTGATACAACCGGTGCCGGAGACGCATTTGTATCAGGTATTCTCTACTCATTGCATGAATACCAAGGGGATATCGAAAGCCTGACACTTGAAGAGGCGAAAAGCATGGTTGAGCTCGCAAGCAAATCAGGCGCCCTTGCTGCATCTGTAAAAGGTGCCATGACCGCACTTCCGACGATTGAAGAAGTAAAGAACGCTTAA
- a CDS encoding ATP-binding protein, whose protein sequence is MKLLQSYTFSQIKGLLAAIAGLFLVQIVLILSGIYEWLPAEAYIIIEAVVAIVTLVIGYLIYQRSNALRNLFKEMEEEEFKMVALIQSMPDFVCFKDGQGRWIRTNDFGLELYGLKGEPYIGKTDHELGKINPFFQEAFDYCMDTDEETWQKGETVRTEESFFIETGEYKSFDVIKVPIFYEDGTRKALITLGRDISQQKSAEEQLLRREKLAVAGELASGIAHEIKNPLTSLKGFVQLMKEQPSLPKENIDIMSSEIDRIYAIVDELLVLSKPELRKKEFFSLCDCVGYVINFMKHQAAQKDIRILVEKVDDSEKFVHGDRNQVIQVFINLIKNSIEAMDHGGEIKIRPRVNEKEVHLEIEDTGQGIPQEIIEKVSEPFYTTKEKGMGLGLTICHKIIQAHDGELSFRSEPGKGTTATITLPVTIRKKALPVS, encoded by the coding sequence ATGAAATTGCTTCAATCCTATACGTTTTCGCAAATTAAGGGACTGCTGGCGGCGATTGCCGGTTTATTCCTCGTACAAATTGTTTTAATTTTGTCAGGTATTTATGAATGGCTTCCTGCTGAAGCCTATATTATTATTGAAGCTGTTGTAGCGATTGTCACACTCGTGATTGGATATTTGATTTATCAACGCTCAAACGCACTCAGAAACCTGTTTAAGGAAATGGAAGAGGAAGAGTTTAAAATGGTGGCGCTGATTCAGTCCATGCCTGATTTTGTCTGCTTTAAAGATGGACAAGGCAGATGGATCCGCACGAATGATTTTGGGCTTGAGCTTTATGGATTAAAAGGCGAGCCATACATTGGTAAGACAGATCATGAGCTCGGGAAGATTAATCCCTTTTTTCAGGAAGCTTTCGACTACTGTATGGACACAGACGAAGAAACATGGCAAAAAGGTGAAACAGTCCGGACTGAGGAATCTTTCTTTATTGAGACTGGTGAATATAAGTCGTTTGATGTGATAAAGGTTCCTATTTTTTATGAGGACGGTACACGAAAAGCATTGATTACGCTTGGAAGAGACATTTCACAGCAAAAAAGTGCCGAAGAACAGCTTTTAAGAAGAGAAAAATTAGCAGTGGCGGGTGAACTTGCATCAGGAATTGCCCATGAAATTAAGAACCCTCTGACAAGCTTAAAAGGATTTGTACAGTTAATGAAAGAACAGCCCTCACTGCCTAAAGAAAACATTGATATTATGTCATCTGAAATTGACCGTATTTATGCAATTGTTGATGAATTACTTGTTTTGTCGAAACCTGAGCTGAGGAAAAAAGAGTTCTTTTCATTGTGCGATTGTGTGGGTTACGTGATTAACTTTATGAAGCATCAGGCTGCTCAAAAAGACATCCGCATTCTGGTGGAAAAAGTGGACGACTCAGAAAAATTTGTTCATGGTGATCGTAATCAGGTCATTCAGGTGTTCATTAATCTGATTAAAAACAGCATTGAAGCAATGGATCATGGCGGTGAAATTAAAATACGTCCACGTGTAAATGAAAAAGAAGTTCATCTTGAAATCGAAGATACCGGGCAAGGCATCCCACAGGAAATAATCGAGAAAGTCAGTGAACCTTTTTATACAACGAAAGAAAAAGGAATGGGGCTGGGATTAACGATCTGTCATAAAATCATTCAGGCACATGATGGTGAGCTTTCGTTTCGCAGTGAACCCGGAAAAGGAACCACTGCTACGATTACCCTGCCTGTCACAATCCGCAAAAAAGCACTTCCCGTCTCGTGA
- the pdxK gene encoding pyridoxine/pyridoxal/pyridoxamine kinase: MSLKKTLTIAGSDTSGGAGIQADLKTFQEHGTYGMTALTTVVTMDPANHWHHNVHPLPIETLKAQIDTALSTGVDAVKTGMLGSVEIIETAAAAIDRSGTSNVVIDPVMVCKGEDEVLHPETVGAMQEHLLPRATVVTPNLFEAGQLAGNGPLRSIEDMKEAAHKIVELGAKSVVIKGGKQLNHDKAVDLFYDGQEFILLEAEKADTTYNHGAGCTFAAAVTANLANGLELKEAVSNAKEFVTSAIHHGWKLNEYVGPVMHGAHSRFDSVAVKTETL, translated from the coding sequence ATGAGTTTAAAGAAAACATTAACAATCGCAGGTTCAGATACAAGTGGCGGCGCAGGCATTCAAGCTGACCTTAAAACATTCCAGGAACACGGCACTTACGGTATGACTGCGCTCACAACAGTCGTAACGATGGACCCTGCCAATCACTGGCACCACAACGTTCACCCGCTTCCAATCGAGACCTTGAAAGCGCAAATCGACACAGCCCTTTCTACTGGTGTAGATGCTGTGAAAACAGGAATGCTCGGATCGGTTGAAATTATTGAAACAGCAGCGGCTGCCATTGACCGTTCTGGCACATCTAACGTGGTCATTGACCCGGTTATGGTATGTAAAGGGGAGGATGAAGTGCTTCATCCTGAAACCGTTGGGGCAATGCAGGAACATCTTCTGCCACGTGCTACGGTTGTAACTCCAAACCTATTTGAAGCAGGCCAATTAGCCGGTAACGGTCCTCTTCGCTCTATTGAGGATATGAAAGAAGCTGCCCATAAAATCGTGGAGCTTGGTGCAAAATCCGTTGTTATTAAAGGTGGAAAGCAACTGAATCACGATAAGGCTGTCGACCTTTTTTATGATGGACAGGAATTTATTTTACTTGAGGCTGAAAAAGCAGATACAACTTACAACCACGGGGCGGGCTGTACCTTTGCCGCAGCTGTTACGGCAAATCTCGCAAATGGACTTGAGCTGAAAGAAGCCGTTTCAAATGCTAAGGAATTTGTTACAAGTGCGATCCACCACGGCTGGAAACTGAACGAATACGTTGGACCGGTTATGCATGGCGCGCACAGCCGCTTTGATTCAGTTGCAGTCAAGACGGAAACACTCTGA
- a CDS encoding DUF4230 domain-containing protein: protein MRGFLFAVWRLRNILFLLAVIVIVSVVSIASYMWITGDNEEENSEVFVEQVRDMNALATSQAFIKAVVEQTDNQLFGQDININFPGTQRRLLLVVPGTVLAGVNLDQVTEDDLVVNEENKTVELTLPKAQLLQEPALQMDKVEAFSVEGIFRSNVNWEEGFEIAAEAQAMMEEEAIEQGLLTQAEENAERALTEFFDYTGYEATIIFEE from the coding sequence ATGAGAGGATTTTTATTTGCAGTATGGCGTTTAAGAAATATTTTATTTCTTCTCGCAGTTATCGTCATTGTTTCAGTGGTTTCGATCGCTTCATATATGTGGATTACAGGAGATAACGAAGAGGAGAACTCAGAGGTTTTTGTTGAGCAGGTACGGGATATGAATGCCCTCGCTACTTCTCAGGCTTTTATTAAGGCAGTAGTTGAACAGACAGACAATCAGCTGTTTGGTCAGGATATTAATATTAATTTTCCGGGAACACAGCGCCGTTTGCTTCTTGTTGTGCCGGGTACCGTATTAGCAGGTGTTAATCTGGATCAGGTGACGGAAGACGACCTTGTTGTAAACGAGGAAAACAAAACGGTTGAGCTGACCCTTCCGAAAGCTCAGCTGCTTCAGGAGCCGGCCCTTCAAATGGATAAGGTTGAAGCATTTTCGGTTGAAGGTATTTTCCGCAGTAATGTGAACTGGGAAGAAGGCTTTGAAATTGCTGCAGAGGCACAGGCGATGATGGAAGAGGAAGCGATTGAACAGGGGCTTTTAACGCAGGCTGAAGAAAATGCCGAGCGGGCACTCACGGAGTTTTTCGATTATACAGGGTATGAAGCAACGATTATTTTCGAAGAATAG
- the bshB2 gene encoding bacillithiol biosynthesis deacetylase BshB2: MIEKERHVLVVFPHPDDEAFGVSGTIASHLKMGTGVTYACLTLGEMGRNLGNPPFATRESLPQIRKKELQAAADAMGLKDLRMMGLRDKTVEFEDDEKMVDMMNALIEDVQPSLVITFYPDYCVHPDHEATARAVVRAVSRMDEASRPKLHCVAFANHTADELGEPDVINDVSEVQDLKLNTMRAHISQTAWMLEDLEKRLAEKDPDAIQWVSQERFFNYRYNQGYN, translated from the coding sequence ATGATAGAAAAAGAAAGACATGTATTAGTTGTATTTCCGCATCCTGATGACGAGGCATTTGGCGTTTCGGGAACGATTGCCAGTCACTTAAAGATGGGAACCGGCGTCACCTATGCCTGCCTGACACTCGGCGAAATGGGACGTAATCTCGGCAATCCACCATTTGCAACACGTGAATCCCTGCCGCAGATCCGTAAAAAAGAATTGCAGGCGGCTGCTGATGCAATGGGTTTAAAGGATTTAAGGATGATGGGGCTGCGTGATAAAACGGTTGAATTTGAAGACGATGAGAAAATGGTTGATATGATGAACGCATTGATCGAAGACGTTCAGCCATCACTCGTCATTACCTTTTATCCTGATTACTGTGTGCATCCCGACCATGAGGCTACAGCACGGGCTGTTGTAAGAGCCGTCAGCAGAATGGATGAAGCGTCTCGTCCAAAGCTTCACTGTGTGGCTTTTGCGAACCATACAGCTGATGAGCTTGGCGAACCTGATGTCATTAATGATGTTTCAGAAGTGCAGGATCTGAAGCTAAATACGATGAGAGCACATATATCTCAGACAGCCTGGATGCTTGAGGACCTCGAAAAGCGTCTTGCTGAGAAGGACCCTGATGCTATCCAGTGGGTTTCCCAGGAGCGCTTCTTTAACTACCGTTATAATCAGGGCTATAACTAA
- a CDS encoding Cof-type HAD-IIB family hydrolase gives MIKMIASDMDGTLLNGQHAVGEETATAIREAQKSGAKVIIATGRSYKEASEPLKDAGLSLPLIVVNGAEIRDENGKQIYVKGIDSAMAKKSAAELERLGIYFELYTDQGTYTNHKEQGIELLIDIFLTSNPDTPLPHVREEASNRYEEGNIHIVENYDEIFNSSQVIYKFLAFSSDPDKLQEARTVLSEMNGLAVSSSGKENLEITSIDAQKGLALEWYAAQHGINLADVMAIGDNYNDVSMMKKAGWSVAMGNAPQDIKDICRFTTVTNREEGVAKAIQEHVIGQTV, from the coding sequence ATGATTAAAATGATTGCATCAGATATGGATGGCACTCTTCTCAATGGACAACATGCTGTTGGAGAAGAAACAGCCACTGCGATTAGGGAAGCACAAAAATCCGGTGCGAAAGTGATCATTGCGACCGGCCGTTCTTATAAAGAAGCATCTGAACCACTAAAAGATGCAGGTTTATCATTGCCACTAATTGTCGTAAACGGAGCTGAAATACGCGATGAAAATGGAAAACAGATCTATGTAAAGGGCATTGATTCAGCAATGGCCAAAAAATCAGCCGCTGAGCTTGAAAGACTTGGCATTTATTTCGAGTTATATACAGATCAGGGAACGTATACGAACCATAAGGAGCAGGGAATTGAACTGTTAATTGATATCTTCCTTACTTCTAATCCGGATACTCCTCTTCCTCATGTAAGAGAAGAAGCAAGTAACCGCTATGAAGAAGGAAACATTCATATTGTTGAAAACTACGATGAGATTTTCAACTCTTCACAGGTCATTTATAAATTCCTTGCATTTTCATCTGATCCTGATAAGTTGCAGGAAGCACGTACTGTTTTATCAGAGATGAATGGCCTAGCCGTCAGTTCATCTGGTAAAGAAAACCTTGAAATTACAAGTATTGATGCACAAAAAGGACTCGCACTCGAATGGTATGCAGCTCAGCATGGAATCAACCTCGCCGATGTCATGGCGATCGGCGACAACTATAATGACGTATCAATGATGAAAAAAGCAGGCTGGTCAGTAGCAATGGGCAATGCACCTCAGGACATTAAAGACATCTGCCGATTTACAACAGTCACAAACCGTGAAGAAGGCGTAGCCAAAGCCATTCAGGAACACGTGATTGGACAAACCGTATAA
- a CDS encoding YojF family protein: MEPVNLKEVQNLIDRFAQKEVYIHLETTNGSYASHVDENFFNAGAFIRNAKVEYELGKIIGDVPSRVGLKLGNLGWIYAQGITHYELDDKGRLLMAGHDHQGKLAVSLQISETPFE; encoded by the coding sequence ATGGAGCCTGTCAATTTGAAAGAGGTCCAGAACCTGATTGATCGCTTTGCGCAAAAAGAAGTTTATATACATTTAGAGACAACGAATGGTTCGTATGCTTCTCATGTGGATGAGAATTTTTTTAATGCCGGCGCTTTTATCCGCAATGCAAAAGTGGAGTATGAGTTAGGTAAAATCATCGGTGATGTTCCTTCACGTGTCGGGCTGAAGCTTGGCAACCTTGGCTGGATTTATGCACAGGGAATTACACATTATGAGCTTGATGATAAAGGGCGTCTACTGATGGCCGGCCATGATCACCAGGGAAAGCTTGCTGTGTCCCTGCAGATTAGCGAAACACCTTTTGAGTAG
- a CDS encoding ABC transporter ATP-binding protein: protein MSSSENILEIRELQTSFFTDEGEVKAVDGVSFELPRGKTLGVVGESGSGKSITALSILNLLTKPGKIKGGEIRFKGENIVQYSEKQMRAIRGNDISMIFQEPMTSLNPTYTVGKQIMESIQIHQGLGKREAKLKAIEMLKLVGIPSPEKRVDQYPFELSGGMRQRVMIAIALSCNPDMLIADEPTTALDVTIQAQILDLIRELQNKLHMSVIMITHDLGVVAETCDYVAVMYAGQVVEYADVRTLFRKPRHPYTVGLLNSLPRHDIDQDKLTPIKGTVPSPFNMPTGCRFAPRCPAATELCRTKLPELETDENKNQIRCWIYSDEWDGDPEVNIYGQERTAKG, encoded by the coding sequence ATGAGCTCATCAGAAAACATTTTAGAAATCCGCGAACTTCAGACATCGTTTTTTACTGATGAAGGTGAAGTAAAAGCGGTTGACGGCGTAAGCTTTGAACTGCCCCGTGGAAAAACGCTTGGTGTAGTAGGAGAATCAGGATCAGGTAAAAGTATCACAGCCTTATCTATTCTGAATCTTTTAACGAAACCGGGTAAAATAAAGGGCGGAGAAATCCGTTTTAAAGGCGAAAATATCGTTCAGTATTCTGAAAAGCAGATGCGCGCCATTCGTGGTAATGATATCTCAATGATCTTCCAGGAGCCAATGACCTCACTGAACCCTACTTATACAGTAGGAAAGCAGATTATGGAGTCGATTCAGATTCACCAGGGTCTCGGGAAACGTGAAGCAAAATTAAAAGCAATCGAAATGCTGAAACTGGTAGGAATTCCATCACCGGAAAAGCGTGTAGATCAGTATCCATTTGAACTGTCTGGTGGTATGCGTCAGCGTGTCATGATCGCGATCGCACTATCTTGTAATCCTGATATGCTGATTGCCGATGAGCCGACAACAGCACTTGACGTAACGATTCAGGCACAGATTCTTGACCTGATCCGTGAACTGCAGAACAAGCTTCATATGTCTGTGATCATGATTACGCACGATCTTGGTGTTGTTGCTGAAACATGTGACTATGTAGCGGTTATGTATGCTGGTCAGGTTGTTGAATATGCAGATGTTCGTACGCTGTTCAGAAAGCCTAGACATCCGTATACGGTTGGATTATTAAACTCTCTTCCGCGTCATGATATTGACCAGGATAAATTAACGCCTATTAAAGGAACAGTACCAAGTCCATTTAATATGCCGACAGGCTGCCGTTTTGCACCACGTTGCCCGGCTGCAACTGAGCTTTGCAGAACAAAGCTTCCTGAACTTGAAACAGATGAAAACAAAAATCAGATTCGCTGTTGGATTTACTCAGATGAGTGGGACGGCGATCCGGAGGTGAATATCTATGGCCAAGAAAGAACTGCTAAAGGTTGA
- the sda gene encoding sporulation histidine kinase inhibitor Sda, producing MNSLNQLTDSKLIEAFKTAKERNLSSDFILLLENEMIERNIRCHIEA from the coding sequence ATGAATTCACTGAATCAGCTGACAGATTCAAAATTAATCGAAGCGTTTAAAACAGCGAAAGAAAGAAATCTATCATCAGATTTCATTCTTCTTTTGGAAAACGAGATGATCGAACGGAATATCCGTTGCCATATTGAAGCTTAA
- a CDS encoding ABC transporter ATP-binding protein — translation MAKKELLKVEGLKQYFPIKGGFLGRTVNHVKAVDDISFTVYEGETVSIVGESGCGKSTTGRAILRLDEPTEGVVSFEGKDLTTLSKKEMRAMRKDMQIIFQDPYASINPRQIVSAVIEEAMDIQNTVPKKDRRKKIEDLLQTVGLQPFQADKYPHEFSGGQRQRIGIARALSVDPKLIICDEAVSALDVSIQAQVLNLLEELQEEFGLTYLFISHDLGVVRHISDRIIVMYLGKIVEIGDKHSLFDNPQHPYTKALLSAIPVPDPDRKKERIALKGDVPSPINPPTGCRFHTRCPFATDKCKTDTPELRTTDFIKEGHQAACHYIEQIQSGEHKPKDYSAEAIVGKGQEV, via the coding sequence ATGGCCAAGAAAGAACTGCTAAAGGTTGAGGGCTTAAAACAGTATTTCCCGATTAAAGGCGGATTCTTAGGCAGAACGGTCAATCACGTTAAAGCCGTAGATGATATCAGCTTTACCGTTTATGAAGGGGAAACTGTCAGTATTGTAGGGGAATCCGGTTGTGGTAAATCTACTACAGGCCGTGCGATTCTTCGTCTGGATGAGCCGACTGAAGGTGTTGTTTCGTTCGAAGGAAAAGACCTGACTACTTTATCTAAAAAAGAAATGCGCGCTATGCGTAAAGATATGCAAATCATCTTCCAGGATCCGTACGCATCGATCAATCCACGTCAGATTGTATCTGCAGTAATTGAAGAGGCGATGGATATTCAAAATACGGTTCCTAAGAAAGATCGTCGTAAGAAGATTGAAGATCTTCTTCAGACAGTAGGATTACAGCCGTTCCAGGCAGATAAGTATCCTCACGAATTCTCGGGCGGTCAGCGTCAGCGTATCGGGATTGCCCGTGCCCTGTCGGTTGATCCTAAGCTGATCATTTGTGACGAGGCAGTATCAGCGCTTGATGTATCGATTCAGGCACAGGTACTGAATCTTCTTGAAGAGCTTCAGGAAGAGTTTGGTCTGACATACCTGTTCATTTCCCACGATCTAGGGGTTGTACGTCATATCTCTGACCGTATCATCGTTATGTATCTCGGCAAGATTGTTGAAATTGGAGATAAGCACTCTCTATTTGACAACCCGCAGCATCCATATACAAAAGCACTTTTATCAGCGATTCCGGTTCCGGATCCTGATCGTAAGAAAGAGCGTATTGCACTTAAGGGAGACGTTCCTTCACCAATCAATCCGCCAACAGGCTGCCGCTTCCATACGCGTTGCCCGTTTGCGACTGATAAATGTAAAACGGATACACCTGAACTTCGTACAACTGACTTCATTAAAGAAGGTCACCAGGCTGCATGTCACTATATTGAGCAAATTCAATCAGGTGAGCACAAGCCAAAGGACTACTCTGCTGAAGCGATTGTCGGTAAAGGACAGGAAGTATAA
- a CDS encoding YjiH family protein — MKNPTAIDYLRFIIPSLIGIFLFMTPLPSDEAVTIPIAIMSNWLQGLIGPSIPGIMTILIVVAALLSLVARIVKPSFITNSDFLTNLFAVGWFWVIVRVIAAVFAIITFYQLGGSSTELIWSEYTGGLLLGEEGLITLLFTIFFFAGLFLPLLLNFGLLEWFGALMAKIMRPLFRLPGRSSIDALASWLGDGTIGVMLTNKQYEEGYYSKREAAVIGTTFSVVSITFSIVVIETIGLAQYFVPFYATVALAGFVAAIIMPRIPPLSLKKKTYVTEAEEDDELEDIPEGKTRIQHGTEMALAAAKKNNSVGGFFKSGFKNVLDMWIGVAPVVMAFGTIALILAENTNFFVILGTPFVPILELLQIPEAADAAQTMVVGFADMFLPAIIGESINSELTRFVIAAVSVTQLIYMSEVGGVLLGSKVPVNFLDLVLIFLLRTIITLPIIAGVAHLLF, encoded by the coding sequence ATGAAAAACCCAACTGCTATTGATTACTTACGTTTTATTATCCCTTCATTAATCGGGATTTTCTTATTTATGACGCCTCTACCTTCTGATGAGGCAGTGACGATTCCAATTGCGATTATGTCAAACTGGCTACAAGGCTTAATCGGCCCTTCTATTCCTGGTATTATGACGATCCTGATTGTGGTGGCCGCACTGTTGTCACTTGTCGCACGTATTGTTAAACCTTCATTTATCACTAACAGTGATTTCCTGACGAACCTGTTTGCTGTTGGATGGTTCTGGGTGATTGTCCGGGTCATCGCCGCTGTATTTGCCATCATTACTTTTTATCAGTTAGGCGGCAGTTCGACAGAATTAATCTGGTCAGAATACACAGGCGGGCTTCTGCTTGGTGAAGAAGGTTTAATCACGCTGTTATTTACGATCTTCTTTTTTGCTGGTTTATTTTTACCACTTTTATTAAACTTTGGTCTTCTCGAATGGTTCGGGGCATTAATGGCAAAAATTATGCGCCCATTATTCCGTCTGCCTGGGCGTTCTTCCATTGATGCGCTTGCTTCATGGCTTGGTGATGGAACGATCGGCGTTATGCTGACGAACAAGCAGTATGAAGAAGGCTATTATTCAAAGCGTGAAGCTGCCGTTATTGGAACGACCTTCTCTGTTGTATCTATTACATTCAGTATTGTCGTGATTGAGACGATCGGACTTGCGCAGTACTTCGTTCCGTTTTACGCAACGGTCGCTCTTGCAGGATTTGTCGCAGCCATTATTATGCCGCGAATTCCACCACTATCTCTAAAGAAAAAAACCTACGTAACAGAAGCTGAGGAGGATGACGAGCTTGAGGACATCCCTGAAGGCAAAACGCGAATTCAGCACGGCACAGAAATGGCACTTGCTGCTGCTAAAAAGAACAACAGCGTAGGCGGATTCTTTAAAAGCGGATTTAAAAACGTTCTGGATATGTGGATTGGTGTTGCTCCGGTTGTTATGGCTTTCGGTACGATTGCCCTGATTCTCGCTGAAAACACAAACTTCTTTGTGATCTTAGGAACACCTTTTGTTCCAATTCTTGAGCTTCTTCAAATCCCTGAGGCTGCAGATGCGGCACAGACAATGGTTGTCGGCTTTGCAGATATGTTCCTGCCAGCCATTATCGGTGAAAGCATCAATTCAGAATTAACGAGATTTGTGATTGCAGCCGTTTCTGTGACTCAGCTGATTTACATGTCTGAAGTTGGCGGCGTACTGTTAGGATCAAAGGTGCCGGTGAACTTCCTTGATCTTGTCCTGATCTTCCTGCTTCGTACCATCATCACACTGCCAATCATCGCAGGCGTGGCGCATTTGTTGTTCTAA
- a CDS encoding L-threonine 3-dehydrogenase, with product MKRILVTGALGQIGSELITKLRKEYGADHVIATDIRTADSEVVHGGPFEILDVTDAAKMNELVSKYKVDTMMHMAALLSARAEENPQLAWHLNMGGLVNGLEAAREHHLQFFTPSSIGAFGPDTPKHGTPQDTIQRPTTMYGVNKVSGELLCDYYFTRFGVDTRGVRFPGLISYVTPPGGGTTDYAVEIYYEALKSGKYNSYIDKGTYMDMMYMPDALQAIVDLMEADPAKLKHRNAFNVTAMSIEPEMVAAEIKKHIPSFEISYQPDPVRQSIADSWPDAIDASAAKAEWGFKAEYDLATMTADMLQKLKTGIPQ from the coding sequence ATGAAACGAATACTGGTAACAGGTGCGCTTGGTCAGATCGGATCAGAGTTAATTACGAAGCTGCGGAAGGAATACGGTGCAGATCATGTGATTGCGACGGATATCCGGACGGCTGATTCAGAGGTTGTTCATGGAGGTCCTTTTGAAATACTGGATGTAACGGATGCCGCTAAGATGAACGAGCTTGTGTCAAAGTATAAGGTTGATACTATGATGCATATGGCGGCACTGCTTTCAGCACGAGCGGAGGAAAATCCACAGCTTGCGTGGCATTTAAATATGGGTGGTCTGGTGAACGGTCTGGAAGCTGCACGTGAACACCATCTGCAATTCTTCACGCCAAGTTCGATCGGTGCGTTTGGTCCGGATACACCAAAGCATGGAACGCCTCAGGATACGATTCAACGTCCGACGACGATGTATGGGGTGAACAAAGTTTCTGGTGAACTGCTGTGTGATTACTATTTCACACGTTTTGGTGTGGATACACGCGGCGTGCGTTTCCCGGGTCTGATATCTTACGTAACGCCTCCGGGTGGCGGTACAACAGATTATGCAGTCGAAATCTATTATGAGGCATTGAAATCAGGAAAGTACAATTCTTACATTGATAAAGGAACGTATATGGATATGATGTATATGCCGGATGCGCTGCAGGCGATCGTTGACCTGATGGAGGCAGATCCTGCCAAGCTGAAACACCGCAACGCGTTTAACGTAACGGCAATGAGCATCGAACCGGAAATGGTGGCTGCTGAAATTAAAAAGCATATTCCTTCGTTTGAAATCTCTTACCAGCCGGATCCTGTCCGTCAGTCGATTGCTGACAGCTGGCCTGATGCAATTGACGCTTCGGCAGCAAAAGCAGAGTGGGGATTCAAAGCTGAATATGATCTTGCTACGATGACAGCTGATATGCTACAGAAATTAAAGACGGGTATCCCGCAATAA